GCGCCACCGACCGCATAAATCTTCATTTGATTACTTCATACCCTCTAGTGTGCGCCTGCTCACACCAAACACTTTAGTGAGTGCATCTATACCGTTAAGCGGCAAGATGTTTGACACCTGCATTGAAGCGATATTGTCGCGAGACATTAAAGTTGGAACCGGTAGAAACTCAAAAGCCAACGCCTGAAGATAGCCAACAAAATCAGGTACGGGAATGATGGCGCATTTTGTATCCACTTTGCGCGCAGCAAATTCCACAATCTCCTTCATGGTGTAAACGGTAGGCCCCACCAAATCATAAGATTGATGAATGGTCGATGGCATTTTCAAAGACTTGGCAAATGCACTAGCTACATCATCCACACTCACTGGCTGAAACTGTGCCCCAGAGTTTGCTAAAGGCATTGCAGGAAATAGCTTCGTTAACTTGGCAAATAAATTAATGAATTGATCTTGAGCGCCAAAAATCACTGACGGCCTAAAAATAGTCCAGTCAAGATTGCTAGCTTTTACTGCGGCCTCGCCATCACCCTTGCTGCGCTGATACATCGATGGACCATTCGAATCTGCGCCCAATGCACTCATGTGCAAGTAACGCTTGAGGCCATGCAACTGCATAGCAGTGATGATATTTTTAGGGAGCTCTACATGCGCGGCTTGAAACACTTTTCCATAAGGTTGAGCTGGCTTGTCGTGTAACACACCCACCAAATTAATGACTGCGCCATTAGGCTTGATTCGTGAGCAAAGCTCTTGAAGGGTATCAAACTCATGTACATCAGCGTCTTCTAAGTGCACTTTCGGCAGCATGCGCAATTCACGAGCGGAGGCTAAGTGCCTAGTAGGCAGCAATACTGAATAGCCCTCTACTTGCAACTGAGCAGCTAAGACTCTACCTACAAAACCGTTGCCACCAATTAGCAGAATGTCATATTTCATAAAACTCCAATGTAATTGAAATCTAAGGTAACTCAGATGCGCTTGCTGCTTTAGGAGTGATTACTCCTAAACGTTGTTTTAAAGACTGCGTCTGTCCATGCATCACCGATGAATAATACGTTGCATTGGCTAAAACGTTTTTGACATAAGTTCGCGTCTCATTAAATGGAATCGTTTCTGCAAAGATCGCGCCCTCAGTGGGGCTAGTGAGCTTTTCACGCCAAGTTTTAGAGCGGGATGGGCCGGCGTTATAGGCCGCAGATGCTAGAACCCAAGAACCATCTAAATCTACCAAGACCATATTCAAGTAATTGCTACCTAAAGTGAGATTGGTATTGGTATCAGCAAGCTTGTCATTGGTATAGGAGGTCATTCCAATTTTCTTTGCAACATACTTCGCTGTATTCGGCATCACCTGCATTAAGCCTGAGGCACCAACTGATGAAGAAGCATTCATGATGAAGCGTGACTCTTGACGAATCAGTCCGTATGCCCAGGCCAGGTTTAAATCAATTTGCTTGGCAATGGGTGATAGTTCATCGCGATACGGTGTTGGATAGCGCAAGCTAAAGTCATGCTCTTGCTTGGTACGGTCTGCGGTATTCACTACACGGTCATACAAGCCGATGCGCTTGGCGTATTCAGCCGCTGCAAGCAACTGCTTGTCACTCATGTTGCGTAACTCCCAATTCCAATCGCGGTTGCCTTCAAAGCGCAAATTCATGGCATAAAAGCGTTCACCCCGAATAAAGCCTTTGCGTTGTGACATGGCTTCGATTTCTGCATCACTCACTTTGGTGCGGGCAGGTGCATGATTGGATTTACCTAAATCCTCGCGCGCAAGCTGCCCATAAAAGTTGTACTGGTCAGCAACGAGCTCCAGGTTCTCGCGAGCTTTTTCATTTTGACCATCCATTTTTAATGCACGT
The window above is part of the beta proteobacterium CB genome. Proteins encoded here:
- a CDS encoding NAD-dependent epimerase/dehydratase, which gives rise to MKYDILLIGGNGFVGRVLAAQLQVEGYSVLLPTRHLASARELRMLPKVHLEDADVHEFDTLQELCSRIKPNGAVINLVGVLHDKPAQPYGKVFQAAHVELPKNIITAMQLHGLKRYLHMSALGADSNGPSMYQRSKGDGEAAVKASNLDWTIFRPSVIFGAQDQFINLFAKLTKLFPAMPLANSGAQFQPVSVDDVASAFAKSLKMPSTIHQSYDLVGPTVYTMKEIVEFAARKVDTKCAIIPVPDFVGYLQALAFEFLPVPTLMSRDNIASMQVSNILPLNGIDALTKVFGVSRRTLEGMK